The sequence CCAGGATTTCTTTCATAGTGCGAAGGACTCCAGATAGTATCGCCCGACTCCCTATTTCACTGCGGCGATGTAGACCAACCAGCTCTCCTGGTTCTCTTCCTCGACGGCCAGGTGATGGATGCCGGTACCGTCTCCGTCTTCGTCGGTTTCTTCCCAGTAGACGTCGACTCGTGAGAAGCCGGCCTCCAGGAGCAGCTCTCGGACTTCCGGCAAGGTCCACAGTCGCCAGTCGTAGGTGAACGCGCGCTCCATCACCGAGCCGTCTCGAAACCGAAAGTGAATATGGCAGAGCACCTCGTTGGTGATCGGGTTGAACTTCTGCTGCTCCCAGACAAAGGTGAAGTCGCCAACGTCTCGCTCGTCCTCGATCTCGATGATGGCCTCGGTGCCGCCATAGAGCTCGGTCACGAACAGGCCCTCGTCTTCGAGACCGGCATGCACCGTGGCGAAGTACTCGAGCAGCTCGGCGCGGTTCTTGAAAACGCAGAAGCTGAAATTGAGCGCGCAGGCGAGCTCGACTTTAGGTTCGGTGACGGAGCAGACGTCCCGGCACAAAAACTCCATTCGGTCGCCGATCCGAGGGTCCGAGAAATGGCGCTCGCGGCCCCAATTCAGAGTCGGCTGATCGAGATCGATCCCGAGGGCCCGGCGGTTATCGCCGCCCTCGAGCCAGCTTGCGGTCAGGTACGCGGTGCCGCAGAAGTCCTCGCGCAAGGTGAGCGGATCGCGACCTCGGTGTTGGCGGAACCTGGCCAGAAAGAACTCGATATCCGCGTCGGGCGACTGGACGGCTTGCTCATAGAGCACATGCCGATCGGCCCCGTCGGCAAGAGTCGGTTTGCCGCCGCGGCGCTTCCTCTGTCGCTTGGGTGTCGGCATGGGAGCGGCGAGTGTACCGAACGAGCGCGCCTCCTCTCGAGGCTAGAGTCCGGCCGCTATTTGAGCCGAAAGATCAAGGTGCCGTTGTCGCCCCGCAGGCGAACCGTGTTCGGCTGAATATCGTCGACCACCAGGCCGGAGACGGTGTCGCCAGGGCTCACGACGCGTCCGTTGACCAGAGCAAAGGGGCGATCTCCCGACCAGGCGATGCCTCCCAGCTCGACCGAACCGACACCGGGCACGTCGG is a genomic window of bacterium containing:
- a CDS encoding class I SAM-dependent methyltransferase; this encodes MPTPKRQRKRRGGKPTLADGADRHVLYEQAVQSPDADIEFFLARFRQHRGRDPLTLREDFCGTAYLTASWLEGGDNRRALGIDLDQPTLNWGRERHFSDPRIGDRMEFLCRDVCSVTEPKVELACALNFSFCVFKNRAELLEYFATVHAGLEDEGLFVTELYGGTEAIIEIEDERDVGDFTFVWEQQKFNPITNEVLCHIHFRFRDGSVMERAFTYDWRLWTLPEVRELLLEAGFSRVDVYWEETDEDGDGTGIHHLAVEEENQESWLVYIAAVK